Proteins from a single region of Rhipicephalus sanguineus isolate Rsan-2018 chromosome 5, BIME_Rsan_1.4, whole genome shotgun sequence:
- the LOC119394027 gene encoding ribosomal RNA-processing protein 7 homolog A: MAAPSKDAFVKMPVKFSGESRSSHVMLFKEHSVREKSEHKPSGRTLFVVNVPPYCDEDSLKRVFGDCGKVAKVWLQKSPSSGKPAENTSSFFPSVAPVTGFKVAYVVFHKEASVRRALALSLSEPRVLFHEDCNDVIGVAKWCAQYKSTFVDAEKVQKEVDTYMADYDARLEEEKQRAKAMDGVPDEDGWITVTKYGKRPVIPRTDAVSQKISSAEKKKRSQKELVNFYSFQIRESKMERIAQLRKKFEEDKRKISLMKASRRFRPV; encoded by the coding sequence ATGGCCGCCCCCAGCAAAGACGCGTTTGTCAAGATGCCAGTGAAATTTTCGGGCGAAAGCCGTTCGTCTCACGTTATGCTGTTCAAAGAACACAGTGTCCGCGAAAAGAGCGAACACAAGCCGTCGGGGAGGACGCTGTTTGTCGTCAACGTGCCCCCGTACTGCGACGAGGACAGCTTGAAGCGCGTTTTCGGCGACTGCGGCAAGGTGGCCAAAGTGTGGCTTCAGAAGTCTCCGTCTTCGGGCAAGCCCGCGGAAAACACGTcttcgttctttcccagcgtggCTCCAGTGACGGGCTTCAAAGTCGCCTACGTGGTGTTCCACAAGGAAGCGTCCGTGAGGCGTGCTCTAGCCTTGTCACTGTCGGAACCACGTGTGCTTTTCCACGAAGACTGCAACGACGTTATCGGTGTGGCCAAGTGGTGCGCCCAGTACAAGTCGACGTTCGTGGACGCCGAGAAAGTTCAGAAGGAAGTGGACACCTACATGGCGGACTACGACGCGCGTTTGGAAGAAGAAAAGCAGCGAGCCAAAGCCATGGACGGCGTTCCCGACGAAGACGGCTGGATCACCGTCACTAAGTACGGCAAGCGGCCGGTCATACCGCGTACCGACGCCGTCAGCCAGAAGATTTCCAGCGCCGAAAAGAAGAAGCGCTCCCAAAAGGAACTCGTCAACTTTTACTCCTTCCAGATTCGAGAATCTAAGATGGAAAGGATTGCCCAGCTTCGGAAGAAGTTTGAAGAGGATAAGCGAAAAATCTCCCTTATGAAAGCATCTAGACGTTTTAGACCCGTCTAG